A single Oncorhynchus nerka isolate Pitt River linkage group LG10, Oner_Uvic_2.0, whole genome shotgun sequence DNA region contains:
- the LOC115136506 gene encoding LOW QUALITY PROTEIN: AN1-type zinc finger protein 4-like (The sequence of the model RefSeq protein was modified relative to this genomic sequence to represent the inferred CDS: inserted 2 bases in 1 codon): MPDRKEPPIYNDDSVGTFQYKLPFYETMELFIETLTGTCFELRVSPIETVISVKAKIQRLEGIPVAQQHLIWNNLELEDEYCLHDYSIAEGCTLKLVLAMRGGPINTRRVPVEDPVKDMVEVMEGGREEGWDKSLPGSKQVTFLVYREGDQLSFFRVVDRGDGTLTPVSESLSGGSVFNMYTEDDDDDETGGLALGQPSLENSITMNKMKLLKAKMEDMNINKKPKRSAKLKPLSPVSARPSSNFLGLPRHHRLFHVLPHINQSHHSTSYLPPIRDQGSANPSTPVATTSATHLSISGQAPPYFSSSSCYMLQEEEPWETSPKSIRTPPKVSRLDIGSTRLMRDCVYPQLPALPSRGQAEGTVELPDSRGEALGLELLEEVASLLEPTPPGALYGNLLTDPLILDISTQPEEGLGRLDGLGALGFGAEHQLSSTPSLLSQAEGMNSLNNWAMGGSDRLACKGHRTQLLGNTLDHLPDSPSPSSRWKLPQPFEFTGSVTPTLQSNPPSSXAPTTLFSPAPPLPSSLPHGSHLRGIKMDSQGKRPEMMSKSEARGITKLANQACMNPLESLSNTELLASLSSSSRTPVSSSREGLGQSLGFGLELPAVGASRLGMLGSTAPSLQANIQLLQEDLIRQMSPLHRATASYMAPNSLGSAGGSSSIRRPGPPAYHLPSVKVPLAKMKKKSKHCFLCGKKTGLATSYECRCGNNFCATHRYAETHDCTYNYKSAGRRFLQETNPIVNAPKLPKI; this comes from the exons ATGCCGGACAGAAAGGAGCCGCCTATCTATAACGACGACAGTGTGGGGACCTTCCAGTACAAGTTGCCGTTCTACGAGACCATGGAGCTGTTCATCGAAACTTTGACGGGGACCTGCTTTGAGCTGCGTGTCTCGCCCATCGAGACTGTCATCTCTGTCAAGGCCAAGATCCAGAGGCTGGAAG gtATCCCTGTTGCCCAGCAACACCTGATCTGGAACAACTTGGAGCTGGAGGATGAGTACTGTCTGCATGATTACAG TATTGCTGAGGGCTGTACTCTGAAGCTGGTGCTAGCCATGAGAGGAGGACCAATCAACACCAGGAGAG TGCCTGTTGAGGACCCAGTGAAGGATATGGTGGAGGTaatggagggaggcagggaggagggctGGGATAAGAGTCTGCCTGGCAGCAAGCAGGTCACTTTTCTGGTGTACCGAGAGGGAGACCAGCTCAGCTTCTTCCGGGTCGTCGACCGAGGGGACGGAACTCTGACCCCTGTCTCAGAATCACTCAG TGGTGGCTCAGTGTTCAACATGTACACAGAGGATGACGACGACGACGAGACGGGGGGCTTGGCTCTGGGACAGCCATCCCTGGAGAACTCTATCACCATGAACAAGATGAAGCTGCTCAAAGCCAAGATGGAGGACATGAACATCAACAAGAAG CCTAAGAGGTCTGCCAAGTTGAAACCTCTGTCACCTGTCAGTGCCCGGCCCAGCAGCAACTTTCTGGGGCTCCCCAGACACCACCGCCTCTTCCATGTCCTGCCCCACATCAACCAATCCCACCACTCCACCTCATACTTACCTCCAATCAGGGACCAGGGATCCGCAAATCCCTCTACTCCCGTTGCTACTACCTCCGCCACCCACCTGTCAATCAGCGGCCAGGCGCCGCCCTATTTCTCTTCCTCGTCCTGTTACATGCTTCAGGAAGAGGAGCCATGGGAGACCAGCCCCAAGTCGATCCGGACCCCTCCTAAAGTGTCCCGATTGGACATCGGCAGCACCAGGCTCATGAGGGACTGTGTGTATCCGCAGCTCCCCGCACTCCCCAGCAGGGGGCAGGCTGAGGGGACAGTGGAGCTGCCTGACTCCAGAGGAGAGGCACTGGGGCTGGAGTTGCTGGAGGAGGTTGCAAGCCTGCTGGAGCCCACACCGCCTGGAGCTCTGTACGGAAACCTGCTCACAGACCCCCTCATCCTGGACATCTCTACCCAGCCagaggagggtttgggtaggttGGATGGGCTAGGAGCCCTGGGGTTTGGAGCAGAGCACcagctctcctccaccccctctctcctctcccaagcTGAGGGGATGAACTCTTTAAACAACTGGGCTATGGGTGGTTCTGATAGGTTAGCCTGCAAAGGTCATAGGACACAGTTACTAGGCAACACCCTTGATCATTTACCCgactctccttccccctctagtAGATGGAAACTACCACAACCCTTTGAATTCACAGGCTCAGTAACGCCAACCCTACAATCCAATCCCCCCTCCTC CGCCCCCACCACTCTCTTCTCCCctgctccacctctcccctcctctcttccacaTGGCTCTCATCTGCGAGGCATCAAGATGGACTCCCAAGGCAAGCGGCCGGAGATGATGAGTAAAAGTGAGGCACGGGGCATCACCAAGTTGGCCAACCAGGCCTGTATGAACCCTCTCGAGTCCCTCAGCAACACAGAGCTCCTGGcctccctgtcctcttcctccAGGACCCCAGTCAGCAGCAGCAGGGAAGGCCTGGGACAGAGCCTGGGATTTGGGTTGGAGCTGCCCGCTGTTGGGGCCTCCAGGCTGGGCATGCTAGGCTCTACGGCCCCCTCCCTACAAGCCAACATCCAGCTGCTCCAGGAGGACCTTATCCGACAGATGTCCCCACTACACAGAGCGACCGCCTCTTACATG GCACCCAACAGCCTGGGATCAGCTGGAGGCTCCAGTTCAATAAGGAGACCAG gccCCCCTGCATATCACCTGCCTTCAGTCAAGGTTCCACTGGCAAAGATGAAGAAGAAATCTAAACACTGCTTCCTCTGTGGCAAGAAGACTGGTCTGGCCACCAGCTACGAGTGCAG